The Pelodiscus sinensis isolate JC-2024 chromosome 5, ASM4963464v1, whole genome shotgun sequence genome includes a region encoding these proteins:
- the THAP9 gene encoding DNA transposase THAP9 isoform X2, producing the protein MRRKLRKGAVPSVFQYKDPWSTYLRNRRSQKALKQPLSYNSADEEVITADHNYSLQNLAVTAEQQTEVTKIVQFPKKKLITTRRCLSYQGRKVFSVISELAKKKLLYEEAVSLLQAQFSELHWESYRWRQMTEYSTEMRQFVCTLHLYHSKAYDYVRKNFPLPHPSSLTNWLCNDEGSPGFSSSIFLHLQQRVERGEQAYQYCSLMIEDMALKRQLEWDPVTQRQVGFIDLGAGALDADEAPLASEAVVLMAVGVLDHWRAPLGYFFVNGTSGHLLAQLLCQTISKLTSIGITVLSVTSAATAHGVEMAKALGIRIDANNIQCTFQHPHSTTHQITYFFDACHMLQLIKNVFQCSHSIQSVNETAHWQHIVDLVTLQEKEFLHISDRLSGEHRNSESCHLRVNYAAQLFSESVAGTLECLQQLGLPSFQNCSGTIKFVRLMSSLFDIFHGRNCYGTGLKGPVSSENYAKINHLLTEAKNVFIALTDTLGRHFLKGKHKLGFLGFLLNAESLKWLYTNYVFPKSMPFRCLLTYTFSLDHLELFLSTLRQACACSDNPTCRMFQTAYCKLLTKYKMIPGLLQNAVLGDMNTLDVSIVRRTDLSLHTIHSQYRRGYVESPSTDYLFCMGHILFNSALGYSLTDLSLYAEGMTYAAGCVAEKLAAVIRCEACVTSLFVSDNIILKSGSLLCIKKSGGWSLPSESVRRIVTISEQVLKMHARVKDCNPNLEQQDAYLKQKILCELSEQCHLFSELNNHLFDGELGVTNHYTMLLRNIVQYYLNVRAEHAKKWALEYCYGWKRLNRKHPFSSLLKTYKSIQTLPVP; encoded by the exons GATCCTTGGAGTACGTATCTTAGAAATAGAAGATCCCAGAAAGCATTAAAGCAGCCACTTTCATATAATTCTGCTGATGAGGAGGTCATTACTGCAGATCACAACTATAGCTTACAGAATCTTGCAGTGACTGCTGAACAGCAGACAGAAGTTACAAAAATAGTACAGTTTCCTAAAAAGAAACTTATTACAACACGGAGGTGTCTCTCCTACCAAGGACGAAAGGTTTTTAGTGTAATCAGTGAGCTTGCAAAGAAGAAGCTGCTCTATGAAGAAGCTGTGAGCCTGCTGCAGGCTCAGTTTTCAG aattgcACTGGGAGTCATACAGATGGAGACAGATGACCGAGTACTCCACTGAAATGAGGCAGTTTGTCTGTACTCTCCATCTCTATCATAGTAAGGCCTATGATTATGTCAGAAAGAATTTTCCCTTGCCCCATCCTTCCAGCCTGACAAA CTGGTTGTGCAATGATGAAGGTAGTCCAGGCTTTAGCAGCAGTATTTTCCTTCACCTTCAGCAGAGAGTAGAGCGAGGAGAACAGGCATACCAGTACTGCTCACTGATGATAGAAGATATGGCTCTCAAGAGACAGCTGGAGTGGGACCCGGTCACTCAACGTCAGGTTGGGTTTATAGACTTAGGCGCAGGAGCGCTTGATGCTGATGAAGCACCCCTGGCCTCAGAAGCTGTAGTCCTAATGGCAGTAGGTGTTCTTGATCACTGGAGAGCTCCCCTGGGCTATTTCTTTGTAAATGGAACCTCTGGGCATTTACTAGCTCAACTGCTTTGTCAGACCATCAGCAAGCTGACCAGCATAGGCATCACAGTTCTCTCTGTCACGTCTGCGGCTACTGCTCACGGTGTTGAGATGGCAAAGGCATTGGGCATACGTATTGATGCCAACAACATACAGTGCACTTTTCAGCATCCTCACAGCACCACTCATCAGATCACATACTTCTTTGATGCCTGCCATATGCTCCAGTTAATAAAGAACGTGTTTCAGTGTTCTCATAGCATACAGTCCGTTAATGAAACAGCACACTGGCAACACATAGTGGACCTAGTGACTTTGCAGGAGAAGGAATTCCTACATATTAGTGACAGGTTGTCAGGCGAGCACAGAAATAGTGAAAGCTGTCACTTGCGAGTGAACTACGCTGCACAGCTATTCAGTGAGAGTGTCGCTGGCACATTGGAATGCCTCCAGCAGTTGGGCCTGCCTTCTTTTCAGAACTGCAGCGGTACCATCAAATTTGTGCGCTTGATGAGCTCTCTGTTTGACATTTTTCATGGAAGAAACTGTTATGGAACAGGATTGAAAGGGCCTGTATCCTCTGAAAATTATGCCAAGATAAATCACCTCTTAACTGAGGCTAAAAATGTCTTTATTGCATTAACAGACACTTTGGGGAGACACTTTCTGAAAGGTAAACATAAATTAGGGTTTCTAGGTTTTCTGCTTAATGCTGAGAGCTTAAAATGGCTTTACACAAATTATGTATTTCCAAAGAGCATGCCTTTCCGCTGCCTTCTGACTTACACATTCAGCCTAGATCATCTGGAATTATTTCTTAGCACCCTCAGACAAGCATGTGCTTGCAGCGATAACCCTACCTGCAGGATGTTCCAGACTGCTTATTGTAAACTGCTGACCAAGTATAAGATGATACCAGGATTACTTCAGAATGCTGTTTTAGGTGACATGAACACCTTAGATGTATCTATTGTTCGTAGGACAGATTTGTCTCTACATACCATTCATTCTCAATACAGGCGGGGTTACGTGGAGAGTCCATCAACAGACTACCTTTTCTGTATGGGCCATATTTTATTTAACTCTGCACTGGGTTATTCATTGACAGATCTGTCCCTATATGCAGAAGGCATGACCTATGCTGCTGGTTGTGTTGCTGAGAAGTTAGCAGCTGTCATAAGATGTGAAGCCTGTGTCACTTCACTCTTTGTTTCAGATAATATAATCCTAAAATCTGGTTCACTATTGTGTATTAAAAAGAGTGGGGGCTGGAGTCTACCATCTGAGAGTGTGCGTCGGATTGTGACTATTTCTGAGCAAGTCCTGAAAATGCATGCAAGAGTGAAAGACTGTAACCCAAACCTTGAGCAACAGGATGcgtatttaaaacagaaaatattatgcGAGTTATCTGAACAATGTCACCTTTTCTCTGAGTTAAACAATCACCTGTTTGATGGGGAGTTGGGTGTCACCAATCATTACACAATGCTGTTAAGGAACATCGTGCAATATTACTTAAATGTCAGAGCTGAACATGCAAAAAAATGGGCTTTGGAATACTGCTATGGATGGAAAAGGTTGAACAGGAAACATCCCTTTTCCTCATTATTAAAGACGTATAAATCTATCCAAACCTTACCTGTGCCATGA